A window of the Bradyrhizobium ottawaense genome harbors these coding sequences:
- the cnbZ gene encoding 2-amino-5-chloromuconate deaminase CnbZ, which produces MTSDFAAGNYRFIPAVFQYSAGAAANPGYEIERVRFDKWVPLAEGFARIAQYIQAAGRPLTSFCACELRSPAAFTDEGFRNFNLHYVKTLAGWGIYDGKTNPVARSNVCPEIDPPAEPSFYAFSFTRPSPGATPSFVIAGSGESQDGAASYAERTVRYRDISPDGIKEKVRYVVGVMEKRMGEFGLSWKDATATQAYTIHDFHPVLADALVSRGAARAGLTWHFARPPVIDLEYEMDCRRVMREVVI; this is translated from the coding sequence ATGACCAGTGACTTCGCCGCCGGCAATTACCGGTTCATCCCGGCCGTGTTCCAGTATTCGGCTGGTGCGGCAGCCAACCCCGGATATGAAATCGAGCGCGTACGCTTCGACAAATGGGTGCCGCTGGCGGAAGGCTTTGCGCGGATCGCGCAATATATTCAGGCCGCCGGGCGGCCGTTGACTTCGTTCTGCGCCTGTGAGCTGCGCTCGCCCGCGGCGTTCACCGACGAGGGGTTCCGGAATTTCAACCTGCACTACGTCAAGACGCTGGCCGGATGGGGTATCTACGACGGCAAAACCAATCCGGTGGCGCGCAGCAATGTCTGCCCCGAGATCGATCCGCCGGCCGAGCCATCGTTCTACGCTTTCTCGTTCACGCGGCCGAGCCCGGGCGCTACGCCGAGTTTCGTGATCGCGGGCAGCGGCGAGTCGCAGGATGGGGCCGCGAGCTATGCCGAACGCACGGTCCGCTACCGGGATATCAGTCCTGACGGCATCAAGGAGAAAGTCCGCTATGTCGTCGGCGTCATGGAAAAGCGCATGGGCGAGTTCGGGCTCAGCTGGAAGGATGCGACGGCGACGCAGGCCTACACCATCCACGACTTTCATCCCGTCCTTGCCGATGCACTGGTAAGCCGCGGCGCCGCGCGCGCCGGCCTGACCTGGCATTTCGCGCGACCGCCCGTGATCGATCTTGAATATGAGATGGATTGCCGAAGGGTGATGCGGGAAGTGGTGATCTGA
- a CDS encoding adenylate/guanylate cyclase domain-containing protein gives MTATILVVDDEPDLEALVLQKFRRQIRDGAVAFVFAHDGIEALASIEQHPHVDMVVSDINMPRMDGLSLLAKLQEAEDKKSTIIVSAYGDMSNIRTAMNRGAFDFLTKPIDFGDLEMTIDKTIRHVEMMREARRRQAEAERAHASLSRYFSPQIASRLAAIGDSDGMEVHWREIATIFTDITSFTSLVETAAPEVLGALLNEYVGGMTDVVFAHEGTVAKIIGDAIQVLFNAPGDQPDYARRAIACAHDLDIWAQAFRERWKEKGVNFGVTRIGVHAGSALVGNFGGSRFFDYTAYGDTINTAARLEAANKHLGTRICVSAAVAEAAGDFQGRPVGDIMLRGRSEPLRAFEPLQDAPFKAPATAQYVEAFAKLEAGDATAMPAFAALVGLHADDALAGFHLKRLLNGAKGVRMQLE, from the coding sequence ATGACCGCGACCATCCTCGTCGTCGATGACGAGCCCGATCTCGAGGCTCTGGTGCTGCAGAAATTCCGCCGCCAGATCCGCGACGGCGCGGTGGCGTTCGTATTTGCCCATGACGGCATCGAGGCGCTGGCCTCGATCGAGCAGCATCCGCATGTCGACATGGTGGTATCCGACATCAACATGCCCCGGATGGACGGGCTGTCGCTGCTGGCCAAGCTGCAGGAAGCCGAGGACAAGAAGTCGACCATCATCGTTTCGGCTTACGGCGACATGAGCAACATCCGCACCGCGATGAACCGCGGCGCATTCGACTTCCTGACCAAGCCGATCGATTTCGGCGATCTCGAAATGACGATCGACAAGACCATCCGCCACGTCGAGATGATGCGCGAGGCCCGCCGCCGCCAGGCCGAAGCCGAGCGCGCGCACGCCTCGCTGTCGCGGTATTTTTCGCCGCAGATCGCGAGCCGTCTCGCGGCCATCGGCGACAGCGACGGCATGGAAGTGCACTGGCGCGAGATCGCGACCATCTTCACCGACATCACCAGCTTCACCTCGCTGGTGGAGACCGCGGCACCGGAAGTGCTGGGCGCGCTGCTCAACGAATATGTGGGCGGCATGACCGACGTCGTGTTCGCCCATGAGGGGACGGTCGCCAAGATCATCGGCGACGCGATCCAGGTGCTGTTCAATGCGCCCGGCGACCAGCCGGACTATGCCCGGCGTGCCATTGCCTGCGCCCATGACCTCGACATCTGGGCCCAGGCGTTCCGCGAACGGTGGAAAGAGAAGGGCGTCAATTTCGGCGTCACGCGGATCGGCGTCCATGCCGGGTCGGCGCTGGTCGGAAATTTCGGCGGCAGTCGCTTTTTCGACTACACCGCGTATGGCGACACCATCAATACCGCTGCGAGACTCGAGGCCGCCAACAAGCATCTCGGCACCCGCATCTGCGTCAGCGCCGCGGTAGCGGAGGCCGCCGGCGATTTTCAGGGACGGCCGGTCGGCGATATTATGCTGCGCGGCCGCAGCGAGCCGCTTCGCGCCTTCGAACCGCTACAGGACGCGCCGTTCAAGGCACCTGCGACTGCGCAATATGTGGAGGCCTTCGCCAAGCTCGAGGCCGGCGACGCCACGGCAATGCCGGCCTTTGCGGCGCTGGTTGGCCTTCATGCCGACGATGCGCTGGCCGGATTTCACCTGAAACGGCTGCTCAACGGCGCCAAGGGCGTCCGCATGCAACTGGAATAA
- a CDS encoding response regulator, translated as MSVYILVVDDEPDVEALFRQQFRRDLKSGRFTMEFAPSAPAALARAADIKDPSLILILSDINMPGMSGLEMLPKVRAERPDVPVIMITAYGDAETRRKAIENGAIGLLTKPIDFALLRHEIDARLGQAA; from the coding sequence TTGAGCGTTTACATACTCGTCGTGGATGACGAGCCCGACGTCGAAGCCCTGTTCCGTCAGCAGTTCCGCCGCGATCTGAAATCCGGCCGCTTTACCATGGAGTTCGCGCCGTCGGCGCCCGCGGCGCTGGCGCGTGCCGCCGATATCAAGGATCCGTCGCTGATCCTGATCCTGTCCGACATCAACATGCCCGGCATGAGCGGACTCGAAATGCTGCCGAAAGTGCGCGCCGAGCGTCCCGACGTGCCCGTTATCATGATCACCGCCTATGGCGATGCCGAAACGCGCCGCAAGGCGATAGAGAACGGTGCCATCGGCCTTTTGACCAAGCCGATTGATTTCGCGCTGCTGCGGCACGAGATCGACGCCAGGCTCGGGCAAGCCGCATGA
- a CDS encoding ATP-binding protein: protein MSISLHPDSSEGRTLAASSAAAAPPVQGAQGPKVRARLFAKYVALFVAVVGVALLSNGIFEVFFYYREHKAALIRIQHEQAEAAAAKIGQFIKEIESQLGWTTQLPWSAGSLQDRRFDALRLLRQVPAITELSQVDSTGKERLRVSRLAMDVVDSGLDLSKDPKFTEAVANKVYYGPVYFRRESEPYMTLSLAGTRKDAGVSIAEVNLKLIWDVVSQIKVGERGHAYVVGSGGRLIAHPDISLVLRNTDMSKLVQVQAARDGNANDADALQGSLNIQGQEVLTASAPIAPLGWTMFVELPVKEAYASLYQALQRLAIVLLGASIFAVLAGIFLARRMVGPIRALSAGAERIGGGDFAQRITIRTGDELEGLANQFNDMGARLQESYADLENKVEQRTSELSESLQQQTATADVLKVISRSAFDLKSVLTTLTESAKALCGASLGIICLRDGEVMRLQAESGCTQAFIDFMHANPIKPGRDTITGRVFMDGKPAHVPDVKGDSEYNFGRAPALGNYRAVLAVPLMRDGAVEGVLLLGRPEPGPFSQRQIDLVQTFADQAVIAIENVRLFEQVQERTKELSLSLEELRTAQDRLVQTEKLASLGQLTAGIAHEIKNPLNFVNNFAALSGELIDELNDVLKPAALDDKTREEIDELTHMLKGNLEKVVQHGKRADSIVKNMLLHSREGSGEHRPADINAIVEESLNLAYHGARAEKSGFNITLKRDFDPSAGQVDLYPQEITRVFLNLISNGFYAATKRKEAGDEGFEPALSAATKSLGNKVEIRIRDNGTGIPPEVKEKMFNPFFTTKPAGEGTGLGLSMSHDIIVKQHGGTIDVATEPGAFTEFIITLPRSGAAQPINGGKN from the coding sequence ATGAGTATTTCCCTGCATCCGGATAGTTCGGAAGGACGAACGCTAGCGGCTTCATCCGCGGCGGCCGCGCCGCCCGTGCAGGGAGCTCAGGGGCCGAAAGTTCGCGCCCGCCTGTTCGCCAAATATGTCGCGCTGTTCGTCGCGGTGGTGGGCGTGGCGCTGCTTTCCAACGGGATTTTCGAGGTTTTCTTCTATTACCGCGAGCACAAGGCGGCCCTGATCCGGATTCAGCACGAACAGGCCGAGGCCGCCGCCGCCAAAATCGGCCAGTTCATCAAGGAAATCGAAAGCCAGCTCGGCTGGACCACGCAACTGCCATGGTCGGCCGGCTCGCTGCAGGACCGCCGCTTCGACGCGCTCCGGCTGCTGCGACAGGTGCCGGCCATCACCGAACTGTCGCAGGTCGATTCGACCGGCAAGGAGCGCTTGCGGGTATCGCGGCTCGCCATGGATGTCGTCGACTCCGGCCTCGACCTCTCCAAAGACCCGAAATTCACCGAGGCGGTCGCCAACAAAGTCTATTACGGGCCGGTCTATTTCCGCCGCGAGTCCGAACCCTACATGACGCTGTCGCTGGCCGGTACCCGCAAGGATGCCGGCGTCAGCATCGCCGAGGTCAATCTGAAGCTGATCTGGGACGTGGTCTCGCAGATCAAGGTAGGCGAGCGCGGTCATGCCTATGTGGTGGGTTCGGGAGGACGGCTGATCGCCCATCCCGACATCAGCCTGGTGCTGCGCAACACCGACATGTCGAAGCTGGTGCAGGTTCAGGCTGCCCGCGACGGAAACGCGAACGACGCCGATGCGCTGCAGGGTTCGCTGAACATCCAGGGCCAGGAGGTGCTGACAGCATCCGCGCCGATCGCGCCGCTGGGCTGGACCATGTTCGTCGAGCTGCCGGTCAAGGAAGCCTATGCGTCGCTGTACCAGGCGTTGCAGCGGCTTGCGATCGTGCTGCTGGGAGCGTCGATCTTCGCCGTGCTCGCCGGAATCTTCCTGGCCCGCCGCATGGTCGGCCCGATCAGGGCACTGAGCGCCGGCGCGGAACGGATCGGCGGCGGCGATTTCGCCCAGCGCATCACGATCAGGACCGGTGACGAGCTCGAAGGTCTTGCCAATCAATTCAACGACATGGGCGCACGGCTTCAGGAATCCTATGCGGACCTTGAGAACAAGGTCGAGCAGCGGACGTCGGAACTGAGTGAATCGCTGCAACAGCAGACCGCAACCGCCGACGTGCTCAAGGTCATCAGCCGCTCGGCGTTCGACCTGAAGTCGGTGCTGACGACGTTGACGGAATCGGCCAAGGCGTTGTGCGGCGCATCGCTCGGCATCATCTGTCTGCGCGACGGCGAGGTGATGCGGCTGCAGGCCGAGTCGGGCTGCACCCAGGCGTTCATCGATTTCATGCATGCCAACCCCATCAAACCCGGCCGCGACACCATCACCGGCCGGGTTTTCATGGATGGCAAGCCTGCCCACGTCCCTGACGTGAAAGGCGATTCCGAATATAATTTCGGCCGTGCGCCGGCGCTTGGCAACTACCGCGCGGTGCTCGCGGTGCCGCTGATGCGTGATGGCGCGGTCGAGGGCGTGCTGTTGCTGGGAAGGCCGGAACCCGGACCTTTCAGCCAGCGTCAGATCGATCTCGTCCAGACCTTTGCCGACCAGGCCGTCATCGCCATCGAGAACGTCCGTTTGTTCGAGCAGGTGCAGGAGCGCACCAAGGAGCTTTCGCTATCGCTCGAAGAGTTGCGCACCGCGCAGGACCGCCTGGTGCAGACCGAGAAACTGGCTTCGCTCGGCCAGCTCACCGCCGGCATCGCCCATGAGATCAAGAACCCGCTCAATTTCGTCAACAATTTCGCGGCGTTGTCGGGGGAACTGATCGACGAGTTGAACGACGTGTTGAAGCCGGCGGCGCTTGACGACAAGACCCGGGAAGAGATCGACGAGCTCACCCATATGTTGAAGGGCAACCTCGAAAAGGTCGTGCAGCACGGCAAGCGGGCGGATTCGATCGTCAAGAACATGCTGCTGCATTCGCGCGAAGGCTCGGGCGAGCACCGGCCCGCCGACATCAACGCGATCGTCGAGGAAAGCCTCAATCTCGCCTATCACGGCGCGCGTGCCGAAAAGTCCGGCTTCAACATCACGCTCAAGCGCGACTTCGATCCCTCCGCGGGCCAGGTCGATCTGTATCCGCAGGAGATTACCCGCGTCTTCCTCAACCTGATCTCGAACGGGTTCTATGCCGCGACCAAGCGCAAGGAGGCCGGCGACGAGGGCTTTGAGCCTGCCTTAAGCGCGGCCACCAAGAGCCTGGGCAACAAGGTGGAAATCCGGATTCGCGACAACGGCACCGGGATTCCGCCAGAGGTGAAGGAGAAGATGTTCAATCCCTTTTTCACCACCAAGCCGGCGGGCGAGGGCACCGGCCTCGGCCTGTCGATGAGCCACGACATTATCGTGAAGCAGCACGGCGGTACCATCGACGTCGCCACCGAGCCCGGCGCATTTACCGAATTCATTATTACGCTGCCCAGAAGCGGGGCGGCACAGCCGATTAATGGAGGCAAGAATTGA
- a CDS encoding ABC transporter substrate-binding protein, which produces MKRREFLGLLGGAALTTPRAMAQTQGRIYHLGTLTPVAPMTEDSPFGKIVVKALAQRGYTVGQNLTWDARGSMGEIAKIPAMLEELKSRGIDAIVVIGYPTALAAKPTGIPTIGATGLGDPVETRLIDSLAHPGGNITGISDVATTLTTKRLQLLKEMSPKLQKVAMLWNRDDLGMTLRYEASAKVAEALGITVQAVGVREPDDFNEAFTAMDGDMPDAILMVADSLTNLNRKRVFDFATARKLPAIYEFDFLVRDGGLMSYGPDLTESFERTAALVDRIFKGASPGDLPFEQPTRYPFVLNLKTAKATGLEIPPRLVALADEVIE; this is translated from the coding sequence ATGAAGCGACGCGAATTCCTCGGACTCCTCGGCGGGGCTGCGCTGACGACTCCGCGCGCGATGGCCCAGACGCAGGGACGGATCTATCATTTGGGAACGCTGACGCCGGTAGCGCCCATGACGGAAGATAGCCCCTTCGGGAAGATCGTGGTGAAGGCGTTGGCACAACGCGGCTACACCGTCGGCCAAAACCTGACCTGGGACGCCCGTGGCTCGATGGGAGAAATCGCGAAGATCCCTGCGATGCTCGAAGAGCTGAAATCGCGCGGCATCGATGCGATCGTCGTCATCGGCTATCCGACTGCCTTGGCGGCGAAGCCGACCGGCATTCCGACGATAGGCGCCACCGGCTTGGGCGACCCCGTCGAGACCCGGCTGATCGATAGTCTGGCGCATCCGGGCGGCAACATTACCGGCATCTCCGATGTGGCGACGACGCTGACCACCAAGCGTCTTCAGCTTCTCAAGGAAATGTCGCCCAAATTGCAAAAGGTCGCCATGCTCTGGAACAGGGACGACCTTGGCATGACGCTGCGTTACGAGGCATCGGCCAAGGTGGCCGAAGCGCTCGGAATCACGGTGCAGGCCGTGGGTGTTCGCGAACCCGACGATTTCAACGAGGCTTTCACCGCCATGGACGGCGATATGCCGGATGCGATCCTGATGGTGGCGGACTCGCTCACCAATCTCAATCGAAAGCGGGTGTTCGATTTCGCCACGGCCAGGAAGCTGCCGGCGATCTATGAATTTGACTTCCTGGTTCGTGACGGCGGCCTGATGTCCTACGGGCCTGATCTGACGGAGTCGTTCGAACGGACGGCCGCCCTGGTTGACCGTATCTTCAAGGGCGCTAGCCCCGGCGATCTGCCGTTCGAGCAGCCGACCCGTTACCCTTTCGTGCTCAACCTCAAGACAGCCAAAGCCACCGGGCTTGAAATCCCGCCCAGACTGGTGGCACTGGCCGACGAGGTCATCGAGTGA
- a CDS encoding MexW/MexI family multidrug efflux RND transporter permease subunit, with protein sequence MALTDIFIKRPVLSVVISLLILLIGLRAATVLPIRQYPKLSNTVVNVTTVYPGASADLIQGFITTPIEQAVASAEGVDYITSSSVLGTSTIQVYVKLNFDPNQALTEVLAKVNSVKYLIPKESNDPIVTKTTGQTTAVMYLGFSSEQLSGSAISDYLTRVVQPVLSTVDGVASADILGGQTFAMRLWLDPLKMAGRGVSPTDVQAAIAANNFQAAAGQAKGYFIVSNVSTNTDLRNLDQFKKMIVKSKDGGFVRIEDIAQVELAAQSSDASVAFNGEHAIFIGVQATPQGNPLTLVKGVRALFPELERNLPPSMKMKVAYDSTKFIQSSIDEVEKTLGEAVLIVVVVIFLFLASFRSVIIPVVTIPLSLVGVCSLMLVMGFSINLLTLLAMVLAIGLVVDDAIVVVENIHRHLEEGKSPVQASLQGAREIVGPVISMTITLAAVYAPIGFLGGLTGSLFREFAFTLAGSVIVSGVIALTLSPMMCSIFLKSAEEGRFAKVVNRVFGALTHWYGRQLDRSLDYRPITGLFALTILGLVGFLYMHTSKELAPEEDQGIVFAVTKAPKYANIDYVDFYGEKLDGMFAKFPETDLRFVLNGINGPQGGIAGMLLKSWDERERSSIKLKPLVQAELSKIEGVNAFAFNLPPLPGGPGGLPVQMVINSTAGFRAIYEEMAKLKDAARKSGMFIVSDSDLDFNQPTVRVNIDRSKASDLGINMQQVGNTLQTLLGGNYVNRFNLEGRSYQVIPQVPRGMRLSAEALGGYYVPTNTGQLVPLSTIVSIETVTDPNALTHYNQLNSATFSAVPMPGVTVGAAVDFLESAAKNLPAGFSHDYLADSRQYVQEGNQLAVTFGFALIIIFLVLAAQFESLRDPLVIMISVPMAIVGAMIPLFFGLATMNIYTQVGLLTLVGLISKHGILMVEFANELQLKEGLDRRSAIEMAARVRLRPILMTTAAMVTGLIPLLTASGAGAASRFSIGLVVVSGMSIGTLFTLFVLPAVYVAIATDHRANAESDRTREIADFDLGHEALKPT encoded by the coding sequence ATGGCCTTAACCGATATCTTCATCAAGCGCCCGGTTCTTTCGGTCGTGATCAGCCTCCTGATCCTCCTGATCGGCCTGCGGGCGGCGACCGTGCTGCCGATCCGGCAGTATCCGAAACTGTCGAACACGGTCGTCAACGTCACGACCGTCTATCCCGGCGCGTCGGCGGATTTGATCCAGGGCTTCATCACCACGCCGATCGAGCAGGCGGTCGCCTCCGCTGAAGGCGTCGACTACATCACGTCGTCGTCGGTGCTCGGCACCAGCACCATCCAGGTCTACGTCAAGCTGAATTTCGATCCGAACCAGGCGTTGACCGAAGTCCTCGCCAAGGTGAATTCGGTCAAATATCTGATCCCGAAGGAATCCAACGACCCGATCGTGACCAAGACGACGGGCCAGACCACCGCCGTGATGTATCTCGGCTTCTCCAGCGAGCAGCTGTCTGGCTCGGCGATCTCGGATTACCTGACGCGCGTCGTGCAGCCGGTGCTGTCGACCGTGGACGGCGTGGCCTCAGCCGACATTCTCGGCGGGCAAACGTTCGCGATGCGGCTGTGGCTCGATCCGCTCAAGATGGCCGGTCGCGGCGTGTCGCCGACCGACGTCCAGGCCGCCATCGCCGCCAACAACTTCCAGGCCGCCGCCGGACAGGCCAAGGGCTATTTCATCGTCTCCAACGTGTCGACCAATACCGACCTGCGGAACCTCGACCAGTTCAAGAAGATGATCGTCAAGTCCAAGGACGGCGGCTTCGTGCGGATCGAGGACATTGCGCAGGTCGAACTCGCGGCCCAGAGCTCGGACGCCAGCGTCGCCTTCAATGGCGAGCACGCGATCTTCATCGGTGTGCAGGCAACCCCGCAAGGCAACCCGCTGACGCTGGTCAAGGGTGTCCGTGCGCTGTTCCCGGAACTCGAACGCAATCTGCCGCCGTCGATGAAGATGAAGGTGGCCTACGATTCCACCAAGTTCATTCAGTCGTCGATCGACGAGGTCGAGAAGACGCTCGGCGAAGCCGTGCTGATCGTCGTCGTGGTGATCTTCCTGTTTCTCGCCTCGTTCCGCTCGGTCATCATTCCCGTGGTCACGATTCCGTTGTCGCTGGTCGGCGTCTGCAGCCTGATGCTGGTGATGGGCTTCAGCATCAACCTGCTGACGCTGCTGGCGATGGTGCTGGCGATCGGGCTCGTGGTCGACGACGCCATCGTGGTGGTGGAGAACATCCACCGCCATCTGGAAGAGGGTAAATCGCCGGTGCAGGCGTCGCTGCAGGGCGCGCGTGAAATCGTCGGGCCCGTCATCTCGATGACGATTACGCTGGCCGCGGTCTATGCGCCGATCGGTTTCCTCGGCGGCTTGACCGGATCGCTGTTCCGCGAATTCGCCTTTACGCTTGCGGGCTCGGTGATCGTGTCGGGCGTGATCGCGCTGACGCTGTCGCCGATGATGTGCTCGATCTTCCTCAAGAGCGCCGAGGAGGGGCGGTTCGCCAAGGTCGTCAACAGGGTGTTCGGCGCCCTGACGCACTGGTACGGCCGCCAGCTCGATCGTTCGCTCGACTATCGTCCGATCACCGGGCTGTTCGCGCTGACCATCCTCGGTCTGGTCGGCTTCCTCTATATGCACACCTCCAAGGAGCTCGCGCCCGAAGAGGACCAGGGCATCGTGTTCGCGGTGACCAAGGCGCCGAAATACGCCAACATCGACTATGTCGATTTCTACGGCGAGAAGCTCGACGGGATGTTCGCCAAATTCCCCGAGACCGATCTGCGTTTCGTGCTGAACGGCATCAACGGCCCGCAGGGCGGCATTGCCGGCATGCTGCTGAAGTCGTGGGACGAGCGTGAGCGCTCGTCGATCAAGCTGAAGCCGCTGGTGCAGGCCGAACTCTCCAAGATCGAAGGCGTCAACGCGTTCGCGTTCAACCTGCCACCGCTGCCGGGCGGGCCGGGCGGTCTGCCCGTGCAGATGGTGATCAACTCGACCGCCGGCTTCCGGGCCATCTATGAGGAGATGGCGAAATTGAAGGACGCCGCGCGCAAGAGCGGTATGTTCATCGTTTCCGACAGCGACCTCGACTTCAACCAGCCGACGGTGCGGGTCAATATCGACCGCTCGAAGGCCAGCGACCTCGGCATCAACATGCAGCAGGTCGGTAACACGCTGCAGACGCTGCTTGGCGGCAATTACGTCAACCGTTTCAATCTCGAGGGCCGCTCCTATCAGGTGATTCCGCAGGTGCCGCGCGGCATGCGGCTGTCGGCGGAAGCGCTCGGCGGTTATTACGTCCCGACCAACACCGGGCAGCTGGTGCCGCTCTCGACCATCGTCTCGATCGAGACCGTCACCGATCCGAACGCGCTGACGCATTACAATCAGCTCAACTCCGCGACCTTCTCGGCGGTGCCGATGCCTGGCGTGACGGTGGGCGCGGCCGTCGACTTCCTCGAAAGTGCTGCGAAGAATCTGCCGGCCGGGTTCAGCCACGATTATCTGGCCGACTCGCGCCAATACGTGCAGGAAGGCAATCAGCTCGCAGTCACCTTTGGTTTCGCGCTGATCATCATCTTCCTGGTGCTGGCGGCGCAGTTCGAAAGCCTGCGCGACCCGCTGGTGATCATGATCAGCGTTCCCATGGCGATCGTCGGCGCGATGATTCCGCTGTTCTTCGGCCTGGCGACCATGAACATCTATACCCAGGTCGGATTGCTCACCCTGGTCGGCCTGATCAGCAAGCACGGCATCCTGATGGTCGAGTTCGCCAACGAACTGCAGCTCAAGGAAGGGCTCGACCGGCGCTCGGCCATCGAAATGGCGGCTCGCGTCCGGCTCCGTCCGATCCTGATGACGACAGCGGCGATGGTTACCGGCCTGATACCGCTGCTGACTGCATCGGGCGCAGGTGCTGCGAGCCGGTTCTCGATCGGTCTCGTCGTGGTGTCGGGCATGTCGATCGGCACGCTGTTCACGCTGTTCGTGCTGCCCGCGGTCTATGTCGCGATCGCGACCGACCACCGCGCCAATGCGGAATCCGACCGCACCAGGGAGATCGCGGACTTCGATCTTGGCCACGAGGCACTCAAGCCGACTTGA
- a CDS encoding efflux RND transporter periplasmic adaptor subunit produces MNIVTEPKLSGKPIGEAQRKRPIRMVRWFIIVGLVLALLVGGLVWFNYFRGKMIAQFFANNKPPPTSVSIATAASEVIPNLLTAVGDLAAVHQVNVTSDVNGRITDIMFTAGASVKSGTPLVQLFDAPDQGDLANFKAQATVAQLSLDRAKQLASRQFGPQATVDTAQAAFDQANAGIAKTEAIISQKLVRAPFDGELGVRKVEVGQYLTAGTQIVSLTDLSELYANFTVTEKDSAQLKVGQTVRIAVDAYPGRSFEGKITTIEPQIATDTRNIRVQATIANPDRILKPGMFATTTVVLPEKPAVVTVPETSVDYTLYGDSVYLLTEKKAEDGKTSLTVVRTFVKAGNRINGRAEILTGLKPGDRVVAVGQLKLQSGSAVAISTDPVPPIPATPPRY; encoded by the coding sequence ATGAATATCGTGACTGAACCGAAACTGTCGGGCAAGCCGATCGGCGAGGCCCAGCGCAAGCGTCCGATCCGGATGGTGCGCTGGTTCATCATCGTCGGGTTGGTGCTGGCGCTGCTGGTCGGCGGCCTCGTCTGGTTCAACTATTTCCGCGGCAAGATGATCGCGCAGTTCTTCGCCAACAACAAGCCGCCGCCAACCAGCGTGAGCATCGCCACGGCAGCGTCCGAAGTGATTCCGAATCTTTTGACCGCCGTCGGCGATCTCGCCGCCGTGCATCAGGTCAACGTCACCTCCGACGTCAACGGACGCATCACCGACATCATGTTCACCGCGGGCGCCAGCGTGAAATCCGGCACGCCGCTGGTGCAGTTGTTCGATGCCCCCGACCAGGGCGATCTCGCCAACTTCAAGGCACAGGCGACGGTGGCGCAGCTCTCGCTCGATCGCGCCAAGCAACTGGCCTCGCGCCAGTTCGGGCCGCAGGCGACCGTCGATACGGCGCAGGCAGCGTTCGACCAGGCCAATGCCGGCATCGCCAAGACCGAAGCGATCATTTCGCAGAAGCTGGTGCGGGCGCCGTTCGACGGCGAACTCGGCGTGCGCAAGGTCGAGGTCGGACAATATCTGACCGCGGGTACGCAGATCGTGTCGTTGACCGATCTGTCCGAGCTCTATGCCAACTTCACCGTGACCGAAAAGGACTCCGCCCAGCTCAAGGTCGGGCAGACCGTTCGCATCGCGGTCGATGCCTATCCGGGGCGCAGCTTCGAAGGCAAGATCACGACCATCGAGCCGCAGATCGCGACCGATACCCGCAACATCCGCGTGCAGGCGACGATCGCCAATCCCGATCGCATCCTCAAGCCCGGCATGTTCGCGACCACCACCGTGGTGCTGCCGGAGAAGCCGGCGGTCGTCACCGTGCCCGAAACGTCGGTCGACTACACGCTCTATGGTGACTCGGTCTACCTGCTCACCGAGAAGAAGGCCGAGGATGGCAAGACCAGCCTGACGGTGGTGCGCACCTTCGTGAAGGCCGGCAACCGTATCAACGGGCGGGCTGAAATCCTCACCGGGTTGAAGCCGGGCGATCGCGTCGTCGCCGTCGGACAGCTCAAGCTGCAATCGGGCTCGGCCGTTGCGATTTCGACCGATCCGGTGCCGCCGATTCCGGCAACACCGCCGCGTTACTAG